One Dama dama isolate Ldn47 chromosome 31, ASM3311817v1, whole genome shotgun sequence genomic window carries:
- the NRIP1 gene encoding nuclear receptor-interacting protein 1, translating to MTHGEELGSDVHQDSVVLTYLEGLLMHQAAEGSGTAVDKASAGRNEDDQNFNISGSAFPTCQRDGPVLSTHTYQGSGMLHLKKARLLQSSEDWNAAKRKRLSDSIVNLNVKKEALLAGMADSAPKGKQDSKVLASLLQSFSSRLQTVALSQQIRQSLKEQGYALSHNSLKVEKDLRCYGVASSHLKTLLKKSKAKDQKPDTSVPDVTKTLIRDRFIESPHHVGQSGTKVMSEPLSCAARLQAVASMVEKRASPATSPKPSVACSQLALLLSSEAHLQQYSREHALKTQNANQAASERLAAMARLQENGQKDMGSFQLSKGMSGHLNGQARTSANKVMASKSTAFQNPMGIVPSSPKNAGYKNSLERNNIKQAANNSLLLHLLKSQTIPKPMNGHSHSERGSIFEEGSTPTTIDDYSDHNPSFTDESSGDESSYSNCVPIDLSCKHRIEKPEPDQPVSLDNLTQSLLNTWDPKVPEVDVKEDQDTSKNSKLNPHQKVTLLQLLLGHKNEENVERNSSPQEAHSDEAKFSTQNYTRTSVIESPSTNRTTPVSTPPLLASTKADSPINLSQHSVVIKWNSPPYTCGPQPEKPANTASNHLMDLTKSKESQGEKAIQHEGAQNSATFSASKLLQNLAQCGMQSSMSGEEQRPSKQLLGVNTEKPAGMIDRLNSPLLANKTSAAEEKKAFGSHTIGPEPGLSGSEIENLLERRTVLQLLLGNPNKGKAEKKEKMPLRDESTQEHTDRALSEQILMVKIKSEPCDDLHPHATGMHLSHEAPGAPFLGVAPPVRRSAPALPASEDLKPEPGSPQGFSFSKNGLLSRLLRQNQDSHLADELDSSHRNSELTLVESRNLCMVPKKRKLYTEPLENPFKKMKNSIVDAANSHSAPEVLYGSLLNQQELKLSRSDLEFKHPASHGSASESEPRNWTRESKSFNVLKQLLLSENCVRDLSQHRSNSVADSKKKGHRNNATNSKPEFSIASLNGLMYGAAQPGGCMDNRTFPYPGVGKAPLSPPFPEHLGCTGSRPEAGLVNGCSMPSEKGPIKWVITDVDKNEYEKDSPRLTKTNPILYYMLQKGGNSVTSRETQDRDIWREPSSAESISQVTIKEELLPAAETKASFFNLRSTYNSHMGNNASHPHSANGEVYGLLGNMLTIKKESE from the coding sequence ATGACTCATGGAGAAGAGCTTGGCTCTGATGTGCACCAGGATTCTGTTGTTCTAACTTACCTAGAAGGATTACTAATGCATCAGGCAGCAGAGGGGTCAGGTACTGCCGTTGACAAAGCGTCTGCTGGGCGTAATGAAGACGATCAGAACTTTAACATTTCTGGTAGTGCGTTTCCCACCTGTCAGCGGGATGGTCCAGTTCTCAGCACGCACACGTATCAGGGATCTGGCATGCTGCACCTCAAAAAAGCCAGACTCTTGCAGTCTTCTGAGGACTGGAACGCAGCAAAGCGGAAGAGGCTGTCTGATTCCATCGTAAATTTAAACGTAAAGAAGGAGGCTCTGCTGGCTGGCATGGCTGACAGTGCGCCTAAAGGCAAGCAGGACAGCAAGGTACTGGCCTCTCTGCTTCAGTCGTTCAGCTCCAGGCTGCAGACTGTTGCCCTGTCACAACAAATTAGGCAGAGCCTCAAGGAGCAAGGATACGCCCTGAGTCATAATTCTTTAAAAGTGGAGAAAGATTTAAGGTGCTATGGGGTTGCATCGAGTCACTTAAAAACTCTGTTGAAGAAAAGCAAAGCTAAAGATCAAAAGCCCGATACCAGTGTCCCTGATGTCACGAAAACCCTCATCAGAGATCGGTTCATAGAGTCACCTCATCACGTTGGGCAGAGCGGAACAAAGGTCATGAGCGAACCCTTGTCTTGTGCCGCAAGATTACAGGCTGTCGCAAGCATGGTGGAGAAAAGGGCTAGTCCTGCCACTTCACCCAAACCCAGTGTTGCTTGTAGCCAACTAGCACTTCTTCTCTCCAGCGAAGCCCATTTACAGCAGTATTCTCGAGAACAtgctttaaaaacacaaaatgcaAACCAGGCAGCAAGCGAAAGACTTGCTGCCATGGCCAGATTACAAGAAAATGGCCAGAAGGACATGGGCAGTTTCCAGCTCTCCAAAGGCATGTCAGGCCATCTTAATGGTCAGGCAAGAACATCAGCAAACAAAGTAATGGCTAGCAAAAGTACGGCATTTCAGAATCCAATGGGTATTGTCCCTTCTTCCCCCAAAAATGCAGGCTATAAGAACTCCCTGGAAAGAAACAATATAAAACAGGCTGCTAATAACAGTTTGCTTTTACATCTTCTTAAAAGCCAGACCATACCCAAGCCGATGAACGGACACAGTCACAGTGAGAGAGGAAGCATTTTTGAGGAGGGCAGCACCCCTACAACTATTGATGACTACTCAGATCACAATCCCAGCTTTACCGATGAGAGCAGTGGTGATGAAAGTTCTTACTCCAACTGTGTCCCCATAGACTTGTCTTGCAAACACCGGATAGAAAAACCCGAACCCGACCAGCCTGTTTCTCTGGACAACTTAACTCAGTCCTTGCTCAACACGTGGGATCCAAAAGTCCCCGAAGTTGACGTCAAAGAAGATCAAGATACCTCAAAGAATTCTAAGCTAAATCCGCACCAGAAGGTCACCCTTCTTCAGTTGCTGCTTGGCCATAAGAATGAAGAAAACGTGGAAAGAAACAGCAGCCCTCAGGAAGCACACAGCGATGAGGCAAAGTTCAGCACACAGAATTACACGCGCACGTCTGTAATAGAAAGCCCCAGCACCAACAGGACTACTCCCGTGAGCACTCCACCGTTACTTGCATCCACCAAAGCCGACTCTCCCATCAACCTTTCCCAACACTCTGTGGTCATCAAATGGAATTCCCCACCATATACCTGCGGCCCCCAGCCTGAAAAGCCAGCGAATACCGCCTCGAACCACCTGATGGACCTTACAAAAAGCAAAGAATCGCAGGGGGAGAAAGCCATCCAACATGAAGGTGCACAAAACTCGGCCACTTTCAGTGCCAGTAAACTGTTACAAAATTTAGCGCAATGTGGAATGCAGTCCTCCATGTCAGGGGAAGAGCAGAGACCCAGTAAACAGCTGCTGGGTGTGAACACAGAAAAACCTGCAGGTATGATTGACAGACTGAACAGCCCTCTGCTAGCCAATAAAACCAGTGCAGCTGAAGAGAAGAAAGCATTCGGCAGCCACACAATCGGTCCTGAACCAGGACTCTCTGGGTCTGAAATAGAAAATCTGCTTGAAAGGCGCACCGTCCTCCAGTTACTGCTGGGAAATCCCAACAAAGGGAAGGccgaaaagaaagagaagatgccCTTAAGAGATGAGAGCACTCAGGAACATACAGATAGAGCTTTAAGTGAACAAATACTGatggtgaaaataaaatctgagccTTGCGATGACTTACATCCGCATGCCACGGGCATGCACTTGAGTCACGAGGCTCCGGGCGCGCCCTTCTTAGGGGTGGCCCCTCCCGTGCGGAGAAGCGCCCCTGCCTTACCAGCATCCGAGGACTTGAAACCAGAGCCCGGCTCACCTCagggtttttctttctcaaagaacGGTCTGCTGAGTCGATTGCTGAGACAAAATCAAGACAGTCACCTGGCTGATGAGCTGGACAGCAGTCACAGAAACAGTGAACTGACACTTGTAGAATCGAGGAACCTTTGCATGGTCCCTAAGAAACGGAAGCTTTACACCGAGCCGTTAGAAAACccctttaaaaagatgaaaaatagcaTAGTCGATGCTGCAAACAGTCACAGTGCTCCGGAGGTGCTCTATGGGTCCTTGCTTAACCAGCAAGAGCTGAAACTTAGCAGAAGTGATCTTGAGTTTAAGCATCCTGCCAGTCACGGTTCGGCCAGCGAAAGTGAGCCCAGGAATTGGACCAGAGAGAGCAAAAGCTTCAACGTCCTGAAACAGCTGCTCCTCTCAGAAAACTGCGTGAGAGATTTGTCTCAGCACAGGAGTAACTCTGTGGCTGACAGTAAGAAGAAAGGCCACAGAAACAATGCGACCAACAGCAAGCCTGAATTCAGCATTGCTTCTCTAAATGGACTGATGTACGGTGCCGCTCAGCCCGGCGGTTGCATGGACAACAGGACATTTCCATACCCAGGTGTCGGCAAGGCCCCCCTGAGCCCTCCTTTCCCAGAGCACTTGGGCTGCACAGGGTCTAGACCAGAAGCTGGGCTTGTGAATGGGTGTTCCATGCCCAGTGAGAAGGGACCCATTAAGTGGGTTATCACAGATGTGGACAAGAATGAGTATGAAAAAGACTCTCCGAGACTGACCAAAACCAACCCAATACTCTATTACATGCTCCAGAAAGGAGGCAACTCTGTTACCAGTCGAGAAACACAGGACAGGGACATTTGGAGGGAGCCTTCATCTGCTGAAAGTATCTCACAGGTTACAATCAAAGAAGAGTTACTTCCTGCTGCAGAAACTAAAgcttctttctttaatttaaggaGCACTTATAATAGCCATATGGGAAATAATGCTTCTCACCCGCACAGCGCAAATGGAGAAGTTTATGGACTTCTGGGAAACATGCTAACAATAAAAAAGGAATCAGAATAA